A stretch of the Panicum virgatum strain AP13 chromosome 9N, P.virgatum_v5, whole genome shotgun sequence genome encodes the following:
- the LOC120690049 gene encoding UDP-glycosyltransferase 83A1-like produces the protein MAAAPPRPRVLMLPFPAQGHVMPLLELSHRLADHGVEVYFVNTDLNHARIIRAMEGGGDQAGARPPAAAGIHMVSFPDGMAPDADRSNIGKLAESLAAAMLDHLEEPIRSKEIRWMVVDVPMVWALELAAAAGVRVALFPAFSAAVFALMTHAPKMIEDGILDEDGETRTLRFSSHPEIQFVALTSRDMLGDCSGNVKRNERIQLSPKMPAVDADELPWSGVGKTPTARRATFQAVIKTGAALAIADSIVCNTFQEIESEALALIPKKTVLAVGPLEAPKAASAAGHFWPDDPTCLAWLDAQAPGSVVYVAFGSLAVFDATRLQELADGLALAGRPFLWVVRPNFAADGVVDGWLDEFRRRVGGGTGLVVGWAPQQRVLAHPSVACFVTHCGWNSVMEGARHGVRFLCWPHFGDQFCNRSYVCDVWRTGVRLRADERGVVTKEEVRDKLERLLGDEGMRARALSLKSAARASVAGGGSSHQNLLRFVNLLREQ, from the coding sequence atggcggcggcgcctccccgTCCCCGTGTCCTGATGCTGCCGTTCCCAGCGCAGGGCCATGTCATGCCCCTCTTGGAGCTGTCCCACCGGCTCGCCGATCACGGCGTCGAGGTCTACTTCGTGAACACGGACTTGAACCATGCCCGGATTATCAGGGCCATGGAAGGTGGAGGAGACCAGGCCGGAGCGCGGCCCCCTGCCGCAGCCGGGATCCACATGGTCTCCTTCCCGGATGGCATGGCCCCCGACGCTGACCGCTCCAACATCGGCAAGCTCGCCGAGAGCCTGGCGGCAGCGATGCTCGACCACCTCGAGGAGCCGATCAGGTCCAAGGAGATCAGGTGGATGGTGGTCGACGTGCCCATGGTCTGGGcgctggagctcgccgccgcggcgggggtgcgCGTCGCCTTGTTTCCGGCGTTCTCGGCTGCCGTGTTCGCGCTGATGACGCACGCTCCTAAGATGATCGAGGACGGCATCCTCGACGAAGATGGTGAGACACGAACACTGCGATTTTCAAGTCATCCAGAAATTCAATTTGTAGCGCTAACATCAAGGGACATGCTTGGTGATTGCTCAGGGAACGTAAAAAGGAACGAGAGGATCCAGCTGAGCCCCAAGATGCCGGCcgttgacgccgacgagctccccTGGAGCGGCGTCGGCAAGACGCCGACAGCACGGAGAGCCACCTTCCAGGCCGTGATCAAGACCGGCGCGGCGCTCGCGATCGCTGACAGCATAGTCTGCAACACCTTCCAGGAAATCGAGTCCGAGGCGTTGGCCCTCATCCCGAAGAAGACGGTGCTGGCCGTCGGCCCGCTGGAGGCGCCCAAGGCCGCGTCGGCAGCCGGCCATTTCTGGCCCGACGACCCGACCTGCCTCGCCTGGCTCGACGCGCAGGCACCCGGCTCCGTCGTGTACGTGGCGTTCGGGAGCCTGGCGGTCTTCGACGCGACACGGCTCCAGGAGCTCGCCGACGGGCTGGCGCTGGCCGGGCGGCCGTTCCTTTGGGTGGTCCGACCGAACTTCGCCGCCGACGGTGTCGTCGACGGCTGGCTCGACGAGTTCAGGCGCCGGGTCGGCGGTGGGACGGGGCTGGTCGTCGGCTGGGCTCCCCAGCAGCGCGTGCTCGCGCACCCGTCGGTGGCCTGCTTCGTGAcgcactgcgggtggaactcggTCATGGAAGGGGCGAGGCACGGCGTCCGGTTCCTGTGCTGGCCCCACTTCGGCGACCAGTTCTGCAACCGGAGCTACGTCTGCGACGTGTGGCGCACGGGCGTGAGGCTCCGCGCCGACGAGCGGGGGGTCGTCACCAAGGAGGAGGTCAGGGACAAGCTGGAGCGGCTGCTCGGCGACGAGGGGATGAGGGCGAGGGCATTGTCGTTGAAGAGCGCGGCGCGTGCCAGCGTCGCGGGTGGAGGGTCCTCGCATCAGAATCTGCTCAGGTTTGTGAATCTGCTGAGAGAACAATAG
- the LOC120688657 gene encoding thaumatin-like protein 1 encodes MPGGRNATPRGCTPGAGPDGNEHVIWESNVDGFNLPMDIEVAAGAGGQSSGHRAQRTSTGCPAFGTDEYCCRGRFASSATCWLSGYWGLFKAQRPQAYSYAYDGSSTFTCNDGVDYQVTFRPSSGMSYEPHRP; translated from the exons ATGCCTGGCGGACGCAACGCGACACCACGAGGCTGCACGCCGGGAGCAGGCCCAGACGGCAACGAGCACGTCATCTGGGAGAGCAACGTCGATGGCTTCAACCTGCCCATGGACATCGAGGTCGCGGCCGGTGCCGGCGGGCAGTCCAGCGGACATCGTGCCCAGCGGACATCAACCGGGTGCCCGGCGTTCGGCACGGACGAGTACTGCTGCCGTGGGCGGTTCGCGTCGTCGGCGACATGCTGGCTGAGCGGGTACTGGGGGCTGTTCAAGGCGCAGCGCCCGCAGGCCTACAGCTACGCCTACGACGGGAGCAGCACCTTCACCTGCAACGACGGCGTGGACTACCAGGTCACCTTCCGCCCGAGCTCCGGGATGAGTTATGAGCCACACC GGCCATAG